A stretch of DNA from Channa argus isolate prfri chromosome 7, Channa argus male v1.0, whole genome shotgun sequence:
GTGCTGCTCCATCCATCAGGAGGAATTTGAGATTCACTGTTATACCCAAGGACGCTTTCAACTCACTAACCCTGTCACTGACAACCCACTCAACCTCTTGAGCTACATCTCCCtgacaaagttttaaaaaatatagaaaagtaAAAGAGCAAGGTTAAGGGAGACGCCTGTGGAAAGCAGCATGGTTTAGTAATAAAGATAAGGGAAAGGGAAGTGTTGGTGGTGGGATTAAGAGGGAATCTGTTATCAAATCTGGAGGTAAATAAGCCTAGCAGCTCAGTCATGTCTGAGAGCAGACCTGTGTCTGCTGTGGTGCGCTCTAGTTTGTAGAGAACAACATGCAGACTCCACGCTATGTGGGGAGAATGTGAAAGTGcctgctgccatggcaacaagGCAGCTCCACAGTCTCCATTCCTCATTAAGAAAGATGGGTGGCAACGTGGCTGTAGCTCAATGGTGGTGTAGCATGACACGTTGAAAGAACCCATTGAAAGCAAGAGAGTTCGGCAGTTAATGAAAAGAACATAATGACAGCAAATCCACCCGCCAGGTGATACTGGCCTCACCTTTCCAGTTGTCtgaatgcaattttaaaaagtgtatgaATATAACCAATTTTATCAATACATAATGTACAATTAAGGCTTAGAATATGTGTGCGAAAGATTATCACTGAATTAAAATAAAGGAATAGTTGGGGGCTGCCCAAACTTTAAAGTGACCTTGAACACAACCTTTGCGATACATTTCTAAAGAGGAACATGAATTTGGGGAAAGCTAATATAGTCCTGGTACTTTCTTTAAACATCAGCTAATGTATTTTAGGGCTATTGTGAGGTCAGAGTCCATTATTGATGTATTTGAGGAAATAGTTGTGTATAAAAGGCTACAAAAATTGGCTTTGATGTAATCTGTTTCTTTAAACTCTATGGTGATTAATCATtggtttggaaatgttttggtAATTCCTGTTTTTCCTACACAACTTTGAAAAGTGCCATATTATTCATACAATAGTTAAGGCAGTGGTTACTTGCTGTGGGGGAGAAGATCGACCATTTAATCAACTTCTTATATCAAATAATTactattaaatgtgttttacaagCAAATGTATAATGTCAGCCAAAAGTATAGACATTTGATAAGGATAAGAGATTTTTTGGCACGATAGGCAGCAAACAGATGAGTTAAGAGTCGTTTAACAGtctgatgtttttgtggttttactgTAAAGCAAATTCTCTAACTCTGTTTCATGTAGATCCTGTACATGTGGTGAAAGCCAAATTCAGCTGAACAAAACAGATTTCATCCTGAGCCCAAGTGCCAAGACTCTTTTCATTCAGCTCAAAATAGAAAGACTCTGCTTACGCATATCTTCAGAACGTAGTTTAGGCAACTATTGGGTGGGAGTGATTTGTGGAGGAGGAATCTAGCCACTGAAGGAGCTCGATCGTGTGTTGAAAtgcataaaacaaatgaatcagaaagtgtgtgtgtgtgtgtgtgtgtgtttgtgtgtgtgtgtgtgtgtgtgtgtgtgtgtgtgtgtgcgtgtgtaaaaagttaaaaaagaaaggcAGCACAGTTCCAGAGGCAAAGTTATTGTTGGTTTTTGATGATACTTGTCAAAGCTAATGAACACCATGACCTGCCTttgtaacattacatttaataacatATATGTTGATGAGGTTGATGAGCAAGGTTACAACTACTCAAAGTGGATCCATGTTTATTCCTCCATGCTTGTTTCACATATTGAAATCAGGTGAACATATGATCACCTCAGTGACCTCAGTGACCTCAGTGACAGCCTGTCCACTTGCCCCACCTACTCTAATGCAGCGTCATTACCTAGTCTACACAACAGAGGGCAGTATACAGTTTTACTgacattaaagctgcagtacACTGAACTTTGTCTGTTTAACTCTGAAATTAACTATAAATTATTATCTCATTAACTTTGAAATTGAACTCATGCTTTTCTGTGGCTGCTCACTAATGAGAACAAGAgagcatttcttttaaatatgtgtacatttttattccTGAATATTCTTCCGGGCACAGTGCTGGTGGGTTTGGAGTTTTGAAAATTActtcaatgaaaatgaaacaattcaTCTTCATAGACTTTAGACAAGTctctgaaacattttgaaagcaaCACTGTGTTTTTACAATCTATAGGACACCTGGAACAGACAAAACACCCACCCTTTTCTTTCACATACTTTAAAGCTAGTTTAATGAATTAATCTCTAAACATTTCAATAAGTTACTTAAATGTTGTTCAACCACAATTAACTTTCATTTACCTTTTACCAAACGTGTGATAATGGCATTGTGACCATATAGGGCAGTAGAATCAGTATGACTACATTAAGTAAATTAtgattcaaaacatattttttacacCCTTAGGAAAAGTGTTGAGAACTATACCTCACTGTCTCCtctgttttaaaatctgttgaaatcattattttttaaataatgccaCTGCTGTCAGGTAAATGTAGTCTGCAGCTACTGGGTCAAATTAGTGGAGAGCTGGCACCCCTAcccccctctttctccctctctctgtctcgaAGACTTTCCAGGGTATAttccaaatatattttatgtcaaaTTCTACCTTTGTTTTTCACCCTACATATAGTGGATTTGCAGCAAATGTACATAAAGCAGTGTGTTGCCTAAAACCAACACAAATCCAGGGAGAGAAAAGGTTGAAATTCTCTGCAGTAACCAATTCAGCCACTGTGGTTGTCTTGACAACTCAAGCCTTTTGCTGCCTTAAGCAGAACTGtattcaaaaacacaaagacccAGAAACCTATGTTATGTCATAGAAAATGGTATGAATGCTGTACTGCTCCCCCCTcagcacacatacactcacacagtcTGTCTTTGTGCTTCATCACTCATCTTGAGTTTGTGCTTGCCTCATACTCAAACCTATTTTTATAACAAAACATGAACTCCAATAGGGGCAATGTactattttgtaaaatgtgattATTCATGTTAAACTCACTCTTACTCATTCACTCTATTAGAAACCAattctttcatattttattcctGTTGTGAAAGGTAGTAAATCTATATTAAACTGTGATTTGAggatgaatatttttaaagagtTGCAATCTCTCAGCATCGTTAAACTTTCCAAGACGTTTCATTCAATGCTAAACACTGTGTTCAGATCAGTTAATGACCTCAGTATatgtacacatttaaacaaaaaacaatctcaAAAGCCAGTGTCTTTGCAAATGCGTgcatatttatgtatgtgtccTTACACTCATGATGGGCTTCGTGGCATCTTAGTGTTGATGCCGGCATTCATCTCCCTCCCTAGTCAACAGGTCTGCTCTTCATCACCAGCCGTCTCCACTCAGGCAGAACCCAGCCAGCCTGTAATTACTTATTCCGCTTGAGAGGAATACCAACAGGCACAGACACCCAGGAAGAAACAGAAGCAATGCTGAGCAACAATTTAGTCCATAACATCATTGCACGACTTCAAAACCACTGGagcctgctgctgtgtgtctctacgtttctgtgtgtgtatgtgtcttaaCAGTAGCAGCCAGTTGTCATTTTGGAAGCTCTAATGAGGAAATAATGACTTTAAGGACATAGACTCATCATTCATATTGTAATTCACTTGAGCCCAGACTGTTTATCTCATCCCTCTGGCCTGTATGTGGCTCCGTTCGACACAGACACATGGCTGTCAAGGAAAACTGTGAGCCTTCCATGCTGCCTGTAGATGACTCCCTTGTTAAAAGAGCCAGAGACGGTGGCAGGAACTCAGGCTGGACACTTCACCAACTCGATACCGTATGGCATGCCATGTGTCAGCAAGGGACATGATTTTTCATGCATGGCATCAAACAAGAGACACAGAAAATGGGGGGAAACAAGCTGTCAATTAAAAAGTAGACTGTCATTCAAAGTCTGAAGTGATATTCAGTTGAATACAGTCAGTCATATGATGAATGGCTTGTAAACAATGGACCTTACATTGTATTTACAGTCAGTGTCACACAAGGATGATCTACTGTGATTAAATACAGTGTTACTGTTGCTACTGGTTAAACTACTTTCAATTCCTGCTATTTTGAGTAGATTGCATGAAAACATGCCATAAATTAGTAATTAGTGTCAACGTAAGGTTTTCCCAAATTTCCCTCCTACACATTCTCTTTGGATATAAACCAAATTATGTTGTTACTACAAACATGCCTCGACTCCAAATAGAAGTACATCCACTTATCAGTACACAGCACAGTATAGTGAAGGTGGTGGGTACTGTCTGCCCACACTATTCTAGGCCTCTGTAAAGCTCTTCATTACTATGTGTTTTATTATCCCATTGCCTACAGCGATGGCATGGCAGGAGCATGGAAAGGGGGGGCTTTGTAATCTGGGACTACCATCTGTGGCTGTCAGCTGAAGCTGCCAGTTAGTGGGCCTAATACAGTCACCACATCAGCACTTGCCAACAATTGGAGCTTCCAAAATCCCCTGCAAGTATTGTGACATGCCAGAAAACTCCAAGAACAGGAGAAGTGAAAAAAAGTTGGCTCAGGTTGTTCCTTAATATAGAAGACATATTTAAGTCATGAAAGATGAATTGACTAAGTTTCTGTGTTAACCATACAAATAGAGAGctgattttagtttaaaatgtagTATGCAGAATTGCAATCCATTAAGCTTATTCTTCTCATTGCATCAACCGTTAAATGTCTGCATGAACAAGAACTGTACACTAGATGGAGCcacacttaaaaacatttaagactgTCTTCAGAATCTAATCACCTTTGCCTTTCCATTtctttaacaacaaaaacacctaCACAGAGCCTGTATTTtagtatatatacacattataaATAACAGACATGGTTTGAgaaaatattcagactttacttTTTTGCACTTCGGATTTatggaaatatttaatatattttttgaaaatatctTCTAAATGAATCATGAAACCAAAAGAAGATACCACAGAAAACAATCATGAACTGCCCTCTTGCGGTCTCTCCACAAACATTCTATGGGTCAGACTTGAGCCGAAGCCACTCCAATGTTGTTTTGGCCGTTTGCTTCATGTCACATACAATCTTAGATGAGGGGGTAGTAGGGGGAAacaaagtgaattggtatcttccaacATCTGATCTATTGAACACACCTTTTGCAGATAATCAGTGGTGGGTAGTGCATGGTTAGTCACAAAACAAGCAGATcgggggtccttgaggaccaggattgagaatcACTGATTTAAGCAACCACAAACTTAAGCAACTTGAGGAGCCACATGCACCTTTGCATGGATTCTGGCATGTATTTGTAcaacatttgtaacatttgaGTATTTCAATTGATGACCATGGTGGTGAAGAGTTTAAAATCTCTCCTAGGTCTCCCATAGCTTATCACCAAAGACATAATATACAACAGCACACAATGAGTTCAAGAATTTTACGTTAAGAGAACATAGCCTCATAATTTGTATCATTAGGTATCAGACATAGCAAAAAAGCAAGAAattagtaatttaatttaatttttaaatgcaaaaaacagttaatcacataaaatgcataatacattatttttcaattcacacacatgctgtcatAGTACAGTTGTGTCCAGGTTTACATTTCCCTTCAATACAACTGAATATAATTTTAAACCAAAGAATTTCAGCTGCTAAAAAGCTGAGCATTGTGCCAGAGGTCAGAAACTCAAAATAGACAACATCTTAggacattttataaaaagagATACTGAAGGTATAGTCTCATGTGTGCATGATTAGCAACTTAAATACTGAGTAATAGGAGACATTCGTGAAGAAGTGGCATATACCATCATTGTTCCTGTCTTGAAAACAGGCATAAATTTGGCACAGGAACAGATTCAGAAAGTAGCACATAGACATACAtgcagaaatacagtatgtgtcagaGAAAGACCAATTCCAAGTTATATGAAAGGAAATAGTCAATACTGATGTGTACCAAATGATCTTCCAGAATCCAGTGCTCCTGTGTGTTCAGATGATACCTAGAGAAACACAATGTCTGTGTTCTGCAGGCATTACAAAACATCACACAGTGCCTGCTCAGTGGTATTTTAGGACTATTGTCTGGGCTCTTCAACATCATCTAGCTCTGGACCTCTTGACAACAATTGTACCAGCTACCATATCATAAACAGTCCTGttgtgctgaaaaaacaaaagtgtgatgaaggctgggaaaaaaaaggcaattgAAAAGTTCTTGTTCAAGGCTCGGACAGTTGATCTGTTTGGGAGACAGAAACGTAGGTTAGAGCTAAGATCCTACGCTATGGTTGTGTTCACTATGAAaccagtggggaaaaaaataagtaCTCACGCAGATAGAGAGACATTTGTTGCTGGAACTACAAGCACCCGGTTAGGCTGAACCAGAACTGATGAGTCACATGTAACAACTCGGAGTCCAACAAGAAACTTCCCTGGAGTGGCTCCTCCTGCTCCCCAAATACACACAATCTGAAGAAAGTAATGTGAGCTGTCAATTAactgcataaaaatgtaaaaataaaaataaaaaactaataagaTTGAGACACTATTTTTACCCACATTTCCTGTATTACAATTAGGAAATAAGTGCTTACCTCATAAAAACAGACTAATATCCGGTACACAAGTGCAACAAGCATCATTTTCTGTAGTTCCTCCATTGATGTGTCCTCATCTATTTCTTCCACAATGAAATGCATGGCAAACTTGGAAACATCCCtaataaaaaagtatatttataataaataaatatgtattagaCAAAAGTGGCTCAAATCATAGTTTGGTTTTGTGAAGGGATGGAAAATGCAGACAAGGCTTTACACAACTAATTAAATAAACTCACTTTATTCCACTGAGGTGCATAATACTGATGATTATAGTTGCtttgatgaaaaacaatataaagaaaTCCACCATCTCAGCAAGGAGTCTTTGGAGAGGTGAAGGAATACTATACTCTCGTCCTgataaaaagtagaaatagaAAAGAGGGTTAAATTATGTACTAGTGGAAACTGTCTGACTAATTATGTAGTATACCTGTTACAAGCTTTATTCCTGGCACTGAACAGTAGCCTTTGAGACAGGCCTTCATGTTAGTGGGGAAAAAGTGCTGAAAGTGGAGCTGGGTTCCATAAGATTAGTGTTGTGATTTTTCACACTGGAGACAGAAAATCAAAGGTCTATAAAGTTGCCGCACGGATAAGAGCTCACTATTCTGTTAGATCTTCGTAACCATCTCCTTTAACATTTTCCcgtcatttaaaaaatattctaatccaaaacatgaaacatatttccacatacttttggccaTGCAGTGTAACTGCTGAACGGGAAAAGGCTCGGTTCTGTTTTAAACTCTAGAAACTATTGCAACCAGGTCACAACCTGCAGCTGTTACGGTACCTGGTCTCTGTGCATTTCCATTCTcctgcggctgctgctgctgcgggtGCGTGGGCACTGGAGCGCCTCCTGCGGCCTCACCTCCCCGGCTGCTGGCAGGGGTGACGGAAGGTGGATAAGGCGACAGTGGAAAACCAAAGGGGCTATTACACCCGTTTGGGGAGTTAAAATCAACAAGTGTCGTCGACACATCGCTGGCTGTCTGTAAATTGTAAGGGTAGGTCATAGCCGACGCTGCCAGCCAGCTTTGCCAGTTGACATATCCAGTGTAGTACTGCCACATCCACGCCTGTAGTTTCTCACAGTACACTGTAGTGGGGCGACTTTCACCGAAGTCTTTCCTGGCTTCGACATTGTTCTGGTTACCTATGCTTTGGCTCTCCTCGTCAACGAGTGGCTTGACTTTCTTAGTACTGTGTTTATTCTTTTCCTTATCGActtccatgtttgttttttctttgtcgGCCATATTTGATGATGGCGTCGCGTCACGTAAAACGTCTTTCCGGATCATTCCATGTGGAACCTAGTagaagcatttccaaaaagaaaatgcactgaatgCTGCGGCactaaaattatttaatgttttgattttgcTGATACCAAACGTCGCCTTATATACTGGTTAGACAAACTTCAAAGCTAGTCggccttaaaaacttcaaaggcattTATGTGATTAATTGATGAAATCATCGATGATGTAATCGATTTTCCCAAAAACAAAGCCGCATACAAGCTATAATGTCCCTTACAGGCTGAACGTTGGCACCAGATATTACTGAATATTAGGACGTTACTGTGAAATGAAAGATCTTTATGACAGTaattatatttgtgtatttttcaaaGTGTGCAGAACCCGTTTCTCAAAAAACAGTGGAATCGTCCAATTGTTGCCTTCCATTCCATGAACCCGCCGCAGAGGGGAGACATTTCCCAAGATAGTTTTAGAATTTGACATCTGAGCAGTTTCATGTAGAAGTCATACAAACCTATTAACATTTGAAGTCATTTATGTGtgataaaaattaaatcacCCATTCCAACAGAAATAACCTCTTCCAAGTGTAGTAGGAGGGACTTGTTTAATACACACTACAGTGTAATAGGTCAAACATTTTACCTTCTCGGGTCATTCATTTGACGTGGGGAAACCATTTCAAAGCTCCGCTTCCCAAATATACGCTTTAGTGCccttcccaaaaaaaaaaaaaaaaaaactcctagTTGATAATTTCTATAAGAAAAGCACCCAAGAACATATGGCATAGTCCTATATGGCACAGAAAACTTCCACTTACCAGAGCCATTACCCAAGCACAGGCATTTATTAAATCCAACTTTGGTGAGCCTCAACCTCTTGAGCCaggaactaaaaaaaataaaatttgctaTTGCCAATACACCATGTTTGTTGATCAAAGACAAACTGTTGGGTACGAACAGGGTCACTGCCTAAATGCCAGGCAGGAGTTTTCACCTACAGTCTTATGGCTGCCCTAAGACCCTTTCCTTGTTTGGGAATGAAAAAAGTTTCACTTTAAAACCAGTTAACCCAGAGGGCATACCTCCCATAAAGCCCAAACTGTACTGTAAGGACAAAGCTGATTTTGACATGCAATTAAAACCCTTACATTAAGCCCATCTcagtaaagaaaacacttaTGAAAAATTGCAAGCTGAAGTATGAGTTCATAGTTTATTAGCAGTAGCTGAGTGCATTTGGTGTTGGCACAGAGGTCCAGGCTGAACCTGCATGTTGAATTAAGCCTTCTCATATGTCCTCAATGCAACAACGTCATCCATGACACATCTCTGttgaaaaaaaacagtcaagCGTTAGAAACCCCACATTGTAATCTAAAGATAAGCCTAAAGAAAGTTCTGGGCAAATTGGGTTTAACATTTGCCGTGCACTTCGCTACTCACAGCCATTAGTTTTCCCTCTTGAATCTCTCGTTCCAGGGTCGTTGTCTTTCCATCCCACGACTGTTTCTGCACAAGTTTGCCGTTCTCAAAAGTGATGACGGTCTGCAAGACATGTTGGGCTGCTCAGAATCAAGATGGTACAACTAAAACCTGATCTTTGAGAGTCTATCGTGTCTACCCACCTTGGTCTGTCGGCCGTCCGCAGTAGTCTCGTCGAATTCTTCGT
This window harbors:
- the LOC137130901 gene encoding protein FAM8A1-like is translated as MADKEKTNMEVDKEKNKHSTKKVKPLVDEESQSIGNQNNVEARKDFGESRPTTVYCEKLQAWMWQYYTGYVNWQSWLAASAMTYPYNLQTASDVSTTLVDFNSPNGCNSPFGFPLSPYPPSVTPASSRGGEAAGGAPVPTHPQQQQPQENGNAQRPGREYSIPSPLQRLLAEMVDFFILFFIKATIIISIMHLSGIKDVSKFAMHFIVEEIDEDTSMEELQKMMLVALVYRILVCFYEIVCIWGAGGATPGKFLVGLRVVTCDSSVLVQPNRVLVVPATNVSLSASTVRALNKNFSIAFFFPAFITLLFFQHNRTVYDMVAGTIVVKRSRAR